Proteins from one Longimicrobium sp. genomic window:
- the ccmA gene encoding heme ABC exporter ATP-binding protein CcmA, producing the protein MNAESREPAVVTDGLRKVFGPLVAVEGLSMTIAAGEVFGLLGPNGSGKTTTIRMLCGLMEPSGGRATVVGYDVAKESEQVRRNIGYMSQKFGLYDDLTVLENIRFYASVYGLSGRERARRIDELVAELGLEKRADQLAGTLSGGWKQRLALACSTAHRPRMLFLDEPTAGVDPAARRTFWQLIYDLAGRGTTILVTTHYMDEAERCQRIAFLSRGHLIALGTVEEITAQFRQPSIEDVFIELQRRDEGAVV; encoded by the coding sequence ATGAACGCCGAGTCGCGCGAACCCGCGGTGGTGACGGACGGCCTGCGCAAGGTCTTCGGCCCGCTCGTGGCCGTGGAGGGGCTGTCGATGACCATCGCCGCCGGCGAGGTGTTCGGGCTGCTGGGGCCCAACGGGTCGGGGAAGACGACGACGATCCGCATGCTCTGCGGCCTGATGGAGCCCAGCGGCGGCCGGGCCACCGTCGTCGGCTACGACGTGGCGAAGGAGTCCGAGCAGGTGCGCCGCAACATCGGCTACATGTCGCAGAAGTTCGGGCTGTACGACGACCTGACCGTGCTGGAGAACATCCGCTTCTACGCCTCGGTCTACGGCCTGTCGGGGCGCGAGCGGGCCCGGCGCATCGACGAGCTGGTGGCCGAATTGGGGCTGGAGAAGCGCGCGGACCAGCTCGCGGGCACGCTCAGCGGCGGGTGGAAGCAGCGGCTGGCGCTGGCCTGCTCCACCGCGCACCGCCCGCGCATGCTCTTCCTCGACGAGCCCACCGCGGGGGTCGACCCGGCGGCGCGCCGCACCTTCTGGCAGCTGATCTACGACCTGGCGGGGCGGGGGACGACCATCCTGGTCACCACGCACTACATGGACGAGGCCGAGCGCTGCCAGCGCATCGCCTTCCTCTCGCGCGGCCACCTGATCGCGCTGGGCACGGTGGAAGAGATCACCGCCCAGTTCCGCCAGCCGAGCATCGAGGACGTCTTCATCGAGCTCCAGCGCCGCGACGAGGGAGCCGTCGTATGA
- a CDS encoding ABC transporter permease, with product MSLRDVRHWRLWPMLWKEFVQMRRDRLTLGIMVMIPAIQLVIFGFAIRTDVRHLPTVVLDESNTAASRRLVDVMRNTGNFDVVGRVGSRAEVRRAIDRGRARAAVVIPPDFERGLKRGRGATAQVIVDAADPMASQSAMSGAMLAGQASAAELFGRRAVAIPLLDVRVRPWYNPALRSEVYIVPGLVGVLLSMTMILITSLAITRERERGTLEQLIVTPIGKTSMMLGKILPFVLVGYVQMTVILLLGWVLFGVPIRGNVAGLYAISLLFVLANLGIGLFVSTVARTQAQAMQLSFMLLMPNILLSGFMFPREAMPKVMQWISSVLPLTHYLRVLRGILLKGVGLGDLVPEAAILALMAVVILMLSVARFSKTIE from the coding sequence ATGAGCCTCCGCGACGTCCGCCACTGGCGCCTCTGGCCCATGCTCTGGAAGGAGTTCGTCCAGATGCGCCGCGACCGGCTGACGCTGGGCATCATGGTCATGATCCCCGCGATCCAGCTGGTCATCTTCGGCTTCGCCATCCGCACCGACGTCCGCCACCTCCCCACGGTGGTGCTCGACGAGAGCAACACCGCCGCCAGCCGCCGCCTGGTGGACGTGATGCGCAACACCGGCAACTTCGACGTGGTCGGCCGCGTCGGCAGCCGCGCCGAGGTCCGGCGCGCCATCGACCGCGGCCGGGCGCGCGCGGCCGTCGTCATCCCGCCGGACTTCGAGCGCGGGCTCAAGCGCGGGCGCGGCGCCACCGCGCAGGTCATCGTCGACGCCGCCGATCCCATGGCGTCGCAGAGCGCCATGTCCGGTGCCATGCTCGCCGGCCAGGCCAGCGCCGCGGAGCTGTTCGGCCGCCGCGCCGTGGCCATCCCCCTGCTCGACGTGCGGGTGCGGCCCTGGTACAACCCGGCGCTCCGCAGCGAGGTGTACATCGTCCCCGGGCTGGTCGGCGTGCTGCTGTCGATGACCATGATCCTCATCACCTCGCTGGCCATCACCCGCGAGCGCGAGCGGGGGACTCTGGAGCAGCTCATCGTCACCCCGATCGGCAAGACCAGCATGATGCTGGGGAAGATCCTCCCCTTCGTGCTCGTCGGCTACGTGCAGATGACGGTGATCCTCCTCCTCGGCTGGGTCCTCTTCGGAGTCCCGATCCGCGGCAACGTCGCCGGGTTGTACGCGATCAGCCTGCTCTTCGTGCTGGCGAACCTCGGCATCGGCCTGTTCGTCTCCACCGTCGCGCGCACCCAGGCCCAGGCGATGCAGCTCTCCTTCATGCTGCTGATGCCCAACATCCTCCTCTCCGGCTTCATGTTTCCACGCGAAGCGATGCCGAAGGTGATGCAGTGGATCAGCAGCGTCCTCCCGCTCACCCACTACCTGCGCGTGCTCCGCGGCATCCTGCTCAAGGGCGTCGGCCTGGGGGATCTCGTCCCCGAGGCCGCCATCCTGGCCCTCATGGCGGTGGTGATCCTGATGCTGAGCGTCGCCCGCTTCTCCAAGACGATCGAGTAG
- a CDS encoding efflux RND transporter periplasmic adaptor subunit, translating into MSDRYAAALLCALALAGSACGGDGDAIEATGTLEITELDAAPLQPARVVRVYVREGDTVRAGDTLAALTQTAAVGDVDVREATVQQAQARLSELEAGTRPEEIARARADVAAAAAEADRAARDVERLRPLAAHGTVSRQQFDAAQTAARVAARRRDAAREVLLALQRGPRREQIDAARAQVNSAQAALATSQSTANDLTLTASAPGVVVGRWAEPGEVIAAGQPVVTVGDARHPYTRVYVNERVLPSLRIGDAVTARLDGMPDQAFRGRITSINTRAEFTPRVALTERERADLLFGVRVDFPQGEPMLKAGLPITVTFSPAERR; encoded by the coding sequence ATGAGCGATAGATACGCGGCCGCGCTCCTCTGCGCGCTCGCGCTGGCCGGTTCGGCGTGCGGCGGGGATGGAGATGCGATCGAGGCAACGGGGACGCTGGAGATCACCGAGCTCGACGCCGCGCCGCTGCAGCCCGCGCGCGTCGTGCGCGTCTACGTGCGCGAGGGCGACACCGTCCGCGCGGGCGACACCCTGGCCGCGCTGACGCAGACGGCGGCGGTGGGCGACGTGGACGTGCGCGAGGCCACCGTGCAGCAGGCCCAGGCGCGGCTCAGCGAGCTGGAGGCGGGCACGCGGCCCGAAGAGATCGCCCGCGCGCGGGCCGACGTGGCCGCCGCCGCCGCCGAGGCCGACCGCGCCGCCCGCGACGTCGAGCGCCTGCGCCCGCTGGCGGCCCACGGCACCGTCAGCCGCCAGCAGTTCGACGCCGCCCAGACCGCCGCGCGCGTGGCCGCCCGCCGCCGCGACGCCGCGCGCGAGGTCCTCCTCGCCCTGCAGCGCGGCCCGCGGCGCGAGCAGATCGACGCCGCGCGCGCCCAGGTCAACAGCGCCCAGGCCGCGCTCGCCACGTCGCAATCCACGGCGAACGACCTCACGCTGACGGCGTCCGCGCCGGGCGTCGTCGTCGGCCGCTGGGCCGAGCCGGGCGAGGTGATCGCCGCCGGGCAGCCCGTGGTCACCGTCGGCGACGCGCGCCACCCGTACACGCGCGTCTACGTCAACGAGCGCGTCCTCCCTTCGCTCCGCATCGGCGACGCGGTCACCGCGCGGCTCGACGGGATGCCGGACCAGGCGTTCCGCGGGCGCATCACCTCCATCAACACCAGGGCGGAATTCACCCCGCGCGTGGCGCTGACGGAGCGCGAGCGCGCCGACCTGCTCTTCGGCGTGCGCGTCGACTTCCCGCAGGGCGAGCCGATGCTGAAGGCCGGCCTTCCCATCACCGTCACCTTCTCCCCCGCGGAGCGGCGATGA
- a CDS encoding TetR/AcrR family transcriptional regulator: METEAATRDLILDAAEELFAAQGFDSTTIKQIGARAQANPALIYYYFGSKDTLYREVLRRLFEWLIGAAARRLDPALPPDEAIRTVIGFQSERLRERPTLPRLLAREMIDPHAEHAAEHIGQLAGGVFRRVCDLIEQGQRGGIFRPDLDPRFCAVSAVSLVPYTHIVRPAMGVLLGRGPGGATDDELDAYARHAAAFVLSALEARPGVTSTDGEDDER, encoded by the coding sequence GTGGAAACCGAAGCAGCGACTCGCGACCTGATCCTCGACGCGGCGGAGGAGCTGTTCGCGGCGCAGGGGTTCGACTCCACCACCATCAAGCAGATCGGCGCGCGGGCGCAGGCCAACCCCGCGCTCATCTACTACTACTTCGGCAGCAAGGACACGCTCTACCGCGAGGTCCTCCGCCGCCTGTTCGAGTGGCTGATCGGCGCGGCCGCGCGGCGGCTCGATCCCGCGCTCCCGCCGGACGAGGCCATCCGCACCGTCATCGGCTTCCAGTCCGAGCGCCTGCGCGAGCGTCCCACGCTCCCCCGCCTCCTCGCGCGCGAGATGATCGACCCGCACGCCGAGCACGCCGCCGAGCACATCGGCCAGCTCGCCGGCGGCGTCTTCCGCCGCGTCTGCGACCTGATCGAGCAGGGGCAGCGCGGCGGGATCTTCCGGCCCGACCTGGACCCGCGCTTCTGCGCCGTCTCGGCCGTGTCGCTGGTGCCCTACACCCACATCGTGCGCCCGGCGATGGGCGTGCTGCTCGGCCGCGGCCCCGGCGGCGCGACGGACGACGAGCTCGACGCCTACGCCCGCCACGCCGCCGCGTTCGTGCTCTCGGCGCTCGAGGCGCGGCCGGGCGTGACCTCGACGGATGGAGAGGACGATGAGCGATAG
- a CDS encoding GTP-binding protein has product MAKAKFERTKPHVNVGTIGHVDHGKTTLTAAITRIQAAKGLADFVSFDNIDKA; this is encoded by the coding sequence ATGGCCAAGGCGAAGTTCGAGCGCACCAAGCCGCACGTGAACGTGGGCACCATCGGGCACGTGGACCACGGCAAGACCACGCTGACCGCGGCGATCACGCGGATCCAGGCCGCCAAGGGGCTGGCCGACTTCGTGAGCTTCGACAACATCGACAAGGCT